ATAGcaaccaaagttgctagttGCTAGTTGCTAGTACGTGAAAAGTTGCAACCAGAAAAGTGAAAGCTCCCAACACATGAAGCATAATTGCCTACAGATGAGCCTCGTTAGCAAAGCAGAGAAAGTTGCGAAAAATGAGCCTAAGTTGCTTACTTTCAAGAGAAAGTTGCTACCCAGCAAAATTTTATCGAAACATGCCCACAtgggatctagttttgaagagcTCGTCCTCAGTAACCCAACGGTGAAAACAGATCACAATTTTGACATTTGGTTCAGAAGTTATGgctttttaaaattttcaaaacgGAAATAAAACCATTTGGTGCTATTACTAGTTCAGTTTGCATGCAGCCAGCAGGCATTGATTGCATGGACGttaaaagacaaaaaaaagttgattaGCATCACGCGcacgaaaagaaaaacgaatcTCCATACTTTTTTGGGTGGAAAGAACTTTCCATAACAGGAGGCCGCTCGGAAACTAGTTGAGTCTCTAGTCGCCTCCATACATGTATGCTAGCTAACTGGATTTTGCTAATCCAGTCTGTGGGGTACAACGGGACGAGCTGCGTGTACAGGAGCCCGCCGGCGATTGGGTGCGGCATCCTGGGCGTCTTCCTCGTGCTCCTCAACCAGGTCATcgacgccgcctccaccaACGACTGGTGCCGCTGCTTCTGCAGCTGCTGGAAcaagcggcggcgccgggcgcaTCCGCCGTCGAAGCGCCGCAGGCTCAGCATCATCCTGTCGCTCTTTTCCTGGTCCGCCCGTCGAGCTGTAAATCTGCAATAACTTCTGATGATCTGATCAATCCAGCGATCTCTCTAGTTAATTTAAGGGCGTGGTGGGTTCTGACGATTGTTGCCGTGGTGACGTTCATCCTGGGCGTGATGGCGAGCTCGCGGGAGGAGCCGCCGGTGTCGAGGACGCCGACCTCGTACGCGTGCAGGAGCCCGGAGGCGATCGGGAACTTCCCGACGGCGTCGCTGGCTTCCCTCATCGCCGTCGTGCTCGGGATCGCATCCTACGTCTTGCTCGAGACGGCGACGGAGCAGCAGAGTATCGCCGCTGGTACGAGTAGAGTACggggcagcaacagcagcagcaggaaagCCAGCTTCGATCTGGACCGGCGCTGGTGTCGATCAGGAAGCAGAGCACATCTCTCTGGCCACCGCAGTTTGAAGACAGGTTATATAGGTGGATGTAACAATTTTCAGCGCCTTGTATGTGTGTTCACTGatcagtactccctctgtatctattcttaaaaatcatctagatacatataatatttcgacaataatttaggatcgaagaGAGTAGTCAGTACATGCAGCATTGTCTACCGTGTAAATAAAGTCGAAAACACATGGGACGGATACATGAAAACCATCTTCATGGTGAAAATTCCGTAGAAAACCATCTTAAGATGTTTAAAAAATTGCTTATATTACATAAGTGATGTTTTTATACATTTGTATAATTACAAGTATAAACTCAATTGCGTTTAAcggcaaacaaaaataaataaatcaacaagAGTTGTGGCTCTTCAATGtttttgacactattcatagGTGTGGTTCTTCAATGTTTGACACCAATCCGTTCACAAATAACCGTACGTTTGGTTTCAAAATTTGTCCGCAAAAGAGTGTACTTCTCTTTTTTCAAAGCACTTTAGACTTAAGAAAAATTGCTTCTCTCTGATTACACGGAAATCAAATCCAATAACATTTGTTCATGAACTTAGCTCATTGGAGGTGTGAGAATTAATGATTAGAGAGATGGTGGTTGACACCTTCCCAAGGCATTTTCTATCTCgcttcttaattttttttgaaattccCACATGTACATTTATTTGTGGACAAGGGGAATATTCATTTGCATATTTCTCGTTTTCGTACCTTCCTAGTGCAATAGAATtttgacttgaaattttgtggTGTGCTGATAGGAGTTTTCAATGAGAAGGTTTTTGCGTCTTCACTGCAGGTTGTGTACTTTCGAACACATTTACTCTATCGTTGGTCTATGCTACACCAACCGACGGATAAGGAGGTGCTTCTGGCGGCTAGTACTCAGGTGTAGTGGGTGCCCATGACGTGTTCACCCATCATGCCTGTCAACATAATCTCCGGATCGACGCATCATCACAATAATGATAGTTGgtcagtctttttttttatactctctccgtccaacaaaagatgtctcaagtttgtcaaaatttggatgtatctaaacatgacttagtgtatagatgcattcaaaattagtcaaagttgagacatcctttgttggacagaggaagtaaGTGATATTTGAGCTGTTTCCATTTTATCACGGAGAGTCGAGTTGTTTGATCTTGTGCGGTTTGTTTGTATCAACTCGAAATGACgattaataaataaaaaggaaaactaaaataaatGGAAAGGAAAAACTTGAGTGACACGAATGGAAATGCTGGGAAAAAGCCTTGCTTGTCCAAGTGTCCATCCTTTTGTCACGTTCCCTTCCCCGTGAGGCCGTGAcacctctctccctcccttttCCAATTTCGCTGCCTGGCCTTCCCGCCCGGTTTTCCCTCCACCCGGGGCTCAATATAtcccccctccctcctcgTCTCGTCTCCCCCACCAAAAACACCCGCGCGCAAAAGAATCCGCCCGCGCATCGATTCCCCGCGCTCTCCCTGTCCCTCTCCCGAATCCAgatccgccggccgccgcgcgcagTGGCGCACCCGTCCGCCatgggccgccgcctccgctcccCTCCTCAGGGGTCCGACGAGCGCCACCGCTTCCTCCGCCCCGGCGCGCTCGCCAGGCTCCGCGACTCCAAGATCGTCGCCCGCTCCctccgctccgccgcctctgcgGCTTCCTGCGCGCggccgctgctcccgccgtgctctcctcctcgtcccgcCACGCCGTCGCTCTCTgccgaggccggcggcgtgcCGCACTTCTTCTTTGGGGGCTCAGTTGCTAGGGCCCCGCGGTACCCGCTCCGGAAGAAGCTCGCCGCGGCCAGGGGCGTGGTgttcctgccgccgccgccgcccatgtCGCCCGACGCGGCCGCGGATGCGTTCTTCGGAGCGTTCGCTACGGCGCCGTCGGAGATGGTCGCCGCGCACTGAGTAGGGCCGATTGTTGTGCCGCTCGCCCCTTGGGAGGCTGCGGAGGTGCTCTGGACGTGCGCCATCGGGGCTAGCCGTCGAGCTTTCCCGTGCTGCACGACTGTTGTTTAGGCTTTGGTTAGATCTGTGCAGATGGCTTGCGTCATCTTTTAGGAATTGCTGATTTGGAGTAGAAACAGACTGTGTAATTGGAATTTAAGACAATAATACTCTTGTGCTTGTTTTGACTCCATAGTTTCAAGTTATCTTTTAGAAAAAACCCGGCTTGGTATTTTTTATGGAACAAAACAAGTACAACAGacaacagagggagtacttgttttgatt
This is a stretch of genomic DNA from Brachypodium distachyon strain Bd21 chromosome 1, Brachypodium_distachyon_v3.0, whole genome shotgun sequence. It encodes these proteins:
- the LOC104582110 gene encoding uncharacterized protein LOC104582110; amino-acid sequence: MGRRLRSPPQGSDERHRFLRPGALARLRDSKIVARSLRSAASAASCARPLLPPCSPPRPATPSLSAEAGGVPHFFFGGSVARAPRYPLRKKLAAARGVVFLPPPPPMSPDAAADAFFGAFATAPSEMVAAH